One Polaribacter sp. SA4-12 genomic window carries:
- the bamA gene encoding outer membrane protein assembly factor BamA, which produces MKLFSATIMLIALFFNFSATAQTQKDSLSIVKKDTIPVNNASFEKGKEYILGGITVTGLKKFSEETVRVFTGLRNGQLIKLPGDKLTSAIKKLYESKQFSNVDVYLARLDNNTVYLLFDVLELPQLNNIKLTGIKKGKAKELIKDAELKTGAMVTDNLIVTTKNYFTKKYTDKGFLKTKVSLDVKSDTSDVNIVNMAIFIDKGAKIKIKDIIFTGNKALSGKKLRKAMKNTKEKFMGRFWKGSKYIEEDYQEDLESILDIYSRLGYRDARILSDGISWNDDNTININLDLEEGRQYRFSEILFVGNKEYSDEQLQRYLKIEKGDVYNAAVLKERVKGDGSPTSQDISTLYQDNGFLFSSVDAIETRVKNDSITVEIRVREDEKARIKKVTVSGNEKTNDHVLFRELRVKPGDLFSRSAIIRSIREIGQLGFFDTNVTPDVIPDYQNKTADIDFTVVEKGGSQIELQGGYGGGSFIGTLGLSFNNFSIKNIFNKEAYKPLPMGDGQTLSLRLQTSRTYSTYSFSFTEPWLGGKKPKSLSFSVYSSNQYQLDYTTYDVDKSKSLSIIGASVGLGERLQWPDDYFQLSQTIGYQALKSNDYSFGLAGLNLNNGTLNNLSYNISLSRNSAGPSLIFPTYGSEFSIGAKATFPYSLLSDKDYSDPDLDATEKYKWLEYYKLNFKGKWYTAFTDKLVLMTNAELGYLGHYNSELGDTPVERYFVGGDGIAAYQLDGRETVGLRGYENSGLSSTYGGTMYNKFQLELRYSITDAPSASIYTLGFLEAGNSYDNFNEYNPFDLKRSAGVGVRIFMPAFGLLGIDFAHGFDPLPGQTVKSGWQTHFIIGKQF; this is translated from the coding sequence ATGAAATTATTTTCTGCTACAATAATGTTAATAGCATTATTTTTCAATTTTAGTGCAACTGCACAAACACAAAAAGATAGTTTATCAATTGTAAAAAAAGATACTATTCCTGTCAATAACGCTTCCTTTGAAAAAGGTAAAGAATATATTCTAGGAGGGATTACTGTTACTGGTTTAAAGAAATTTAGCGAAGAAACTGTTCGTGTTTTTACAGGATTAAGAAACGGACAACTTATAAAACTTCCAGGAGACAAACTTACAAGTGCTATAAAAAAGCTTTACGAAAGTAAACAGTTTAGCAACGTAGACGTTTATCTTGCAAGATTAGATAACAACACTGTATACCTACTATTTGATGTATTAGAATTACCTCAGTTAAACAACATAAAACTTACAGGAATTAAAAAAGGTAAGGCAAAAGAACTTATAAAAGATGCTGAATTAAAAACGGGTGCAATGGTTACAGACAACCTTATTGTTACTACAAAAAACTACTTCACAAAAAAATATACAGATAAAGGTTTCCTTAAAACCAAAGTTAGTTTAGATGTTAAAAGCGACACATCAGACGTTAACATCGTTAATATGGCTATTTTTATTGACAAAGGTGCCAAAATTAAAATTAAAGACATAATTTTTACAGGTAACAAAGCGCTTTCAGGGAAAAAACTGAGAAAGGCGATGAAGAATACCAAAGAAAAATTTATGGGTCGTTTTTGGAAAGGATCAAAATATATAGAAGAAGATTACCAAGAAGATTTAGAAAGCATTTTAGATATTTATAGTAGATTAGGTTATAGAGATGCTCGTATTCTCAGTGATGGAATTTCTTGGAATGATGATAATACAATCAACATTAATTTAGATTTAGAAGAAGGAAGACAATACCGATTTTCTGAAATATTATTTGTTGGTAATAAAGAATACTCAGACGAACAACTTCAAAGATATTTAAAAATTGAAAAAGGAGATGTTTACAATGCTGCTGTTTTAAAAGAACGTGTTAAAGGAGATGGAAGCCCTACTTCTCAAGATATTTCTACATTATACCAAGATAACGGATTCTTATTTTCTTCTGTAGATGCAATTGAAACTAGAGTTAAAAATGATTCTATTACTGTAGAAATTAGAGTAAGAGAAGATGAAAAAGCGCGTATAAAGAAGGTAACTGTTTCTGGTAATGAAAAAACAAATGACCATGTTCTTTTTAGAGAATTAAGAGTTAAGCCAGGTGATTTATTTAGTAGAAGTGCAATTATTAGATCTATTAGAGAAATTGGTCAATTAGGTTTCTTTGACACAAATGTAACGCCAGACGTTATTCCTGATTATCAAAATAAAACTGCAGATATCGATTTTACAGTTGTAGAAAAAGGTGGAAGTCAGATAGAACTACAAGGTGGTTATGGTGGTGGATCTTTCATTGGTACTTTAGGTTTATCTTTTAATAACTTCTCAATCAAAAATATTTTTAATAAAGAAGCATACAAACCATTACCTATGGGAGATGGTCAAACCTTATCTTTAAGATTACAAACAAGTAGAACATATAGTACATATAGCTTTTCATTTACAGAACCTTGGTTAGGAGGTAAAAAACCAAAATCATTATCTTTTTCTGTATATTCTTCTAATCAATATCAATTAGATTATACAACTTATGATGTTGATAAAAGTAAAAGCTTAAGTATTATTGGAGCTTCTGTAGGTCTTGGAGAACGTTTACAATGGCCCGATGATTATTTTCAATTATCACAAACAATAGGTTATCAAGCTTTAAAATCTAATGATTATAGTTTTGGATTAGCTGGTTTGAACTTAAATAACGGAACCTTAAATAATTTATCTTACAACATTTCTTTATCAAGAAATTCTGCAGGACCAAGTTTAATTTTCCCAACTTATGGTTCAGAATTTTCTATAGGTGCTAAAGCAACTTTTCCATATTCTTTATTGAGTGATAAAGACTATTCTGATCCAGATTTAGATGCTACAGAAAAATATAAATGGTTAGAATACTATAAATTGAATTTTAAAGGAAAATGGTATACTGCTTTTACTGACAAATTAGTTTTAATGACTAATGCAGAATTAGGATACTTAGGACATTATAATAGTGAACTTGGTGACACACCAGTTGAACGCTATTTTGTTGGAGGTGATGGTATTGCTGCATATCAATTAGATGGTAGAGAAACAGTAGGATTAAGAGGTTACGAAAATAGTGGATTATCATCTACATATGGAGGAACAATGTATAACAAATTTCAGCTTGAACTTCGTTATTCTATCACTGATGCTCCTTCAGCATCTATCTACACATTAGGTTTTTTAGAAGCTGGTAATTCTTATGACAATTTTAACGAATATAACCCGTTTGACTTAAAACGTTCAGCTGGAGTTGGTGTAAGAATCTTTATGCCTGCATTTGGTTTATTAGGTATAGATTTCGCACATGGTTTTGATCCTTTACCTGGACAAACTGTTAAATCTGGTTGGCAAACACACTTTATTATTGGAAAACAATTCTAA
- a CDS encoding NAD kinase codes for MKKAAIYGQSYAISSEKEIKTLLDVLEKNKIDFYIESEFYNLLVKSNALEDIYKSFVSFNDLDSSFDIMFTIGGDGTFLRSVTHIRDLDIPILGINTGRLGFLAIVAKDVIEESIELVINGDFTIQERTLISVRTEPKTKDFSELNFALNEVTIAKKNTTSMIGVKTNLNGEYLTNYWADGLIIATPTGSTGYSLSCNGPVILPDSKNLVITPIAPHNLNARPMVISDETKIELAVDSREKSFLISLDSRVTTVPKETKIFIEKTDFTIKSILPKNQSFLKTLRSKLLWGEDIRNKTNL; via the coding sequence TTGAAAAAAGCAGCAATTTACGGTCAATCTTACGCAATTTCATCAGAAAAGGAAATTAAAACTTTATTAGACGTTTTAGAAAAAAATAAGATTGATTTCTACATAGAAAGTGAATTTTATAATCTTTTAGTAAAAAGTAACGCTTTAGAAGACATCTATAAATCATTTGTTAGTTTTAATGATTTAGATAGTTCTTTCGATATTATGTTTACAATTGGTGGAGATGGAACTTTTTTACGTTCTGTAACACATATTAGAGATTTAGATATTCCTATTTTAGGGATAAATACAGGAAGATTAGGTTTTTTAGCCATTGTGGCCAAAGATGTTATAGAAGAAAGTATTGAATTAGTTATTAATGGCGATTTTACAATTCAAGAAAGAACCCTTATATCTGTAAGAACAGAACCAAAAACTAAAGATTTTTCTGAGTTAAACTTTGCTTTAAACGAAGTTACTATTGCAAAGAAAAATACAACTTCTATGATTGGTGTAAAAACCAATTTAAACGGAGAATACCTTACCAACTATTGGGCAGATGGTTTAATTATTGCAACTCCCACAGGATCTACAGGTTATTCTTTAAGTTGTAATGGCCCTGTTATTTTACCCGATTCAAAAAACCTAGTGATAACACCAATTGCTCCTCATAACTTAAATGCAAGACCAATGGTAATTTCTGATGAAACTAAAATAGAGTTAGCGGTAGATTCTAGAGAAAAAAGTTTCTTAATCTCTTTAGACTCAAGAGTTACTACTGTACCTAAAGAAACTAAAATTTTTATCGAAAAGACCGATTTTACAATTAAAAGCATTTTACCGAAGAACCAATCATTTTTAAAGACATTAAGAAGTAAATTATTGTGGGGAGAAGACATTAGAAACAAAACTAATCTTTAA
- a CDS encoding pyridoxine 5'-phosphate synthase — MTKLSVNINKIATLRNSRGGNVPNLLKVASDIEEFGAQGITIHPRPDERHIRYQDARDLKNIVITEYNIEGNPIKSFMDLVLEVKPTQVTLVPDAVNAITSNAGWDTITHQSFLQEVIKEFQQNGIRTSIFIDTDAKLIEAAAKTGADRIELYTEDFATQFDLGNKNAVKPYTEAAILAHELGLGINAGHDLSLENIKFFKENIPNLAEVSIGHALIAESLYLGLENVVNMYLHRLK, encoded by the coding sequence ATGACAAAGTTAAGTGTAAATATTAATAAAATAGCAACTTTAAGAAATTCTCGTGGCGGAAACGTACCTAATTTATTAAAAGTTGCAAGTGATATTGAAGAATTTGGTGCCCAGGGAATCACAATTCACCCAAGACCAGATGAAAGACATATTCGTTATCAAGACGCAAGAGATTTAAAAAATATTGTAATAACAGAATATAATATTGAAGGAAATCCTATTAAATCTTTTATGGATTTGGTTTTAGAAGTTAAGCCAACACAAGTTACTTTGGTGCCAGATGCTGTAAATGCAATTACGTCTAATGCTGGATGGGACACAATTACTCACCAATCTTTTTTACAAGAAGTAATTAAGGAATTTCAACAAAACGGAATTAGAACTTCAATTTTTATTGATACTGATGCAAAGTTGATAGAAGCTGCTGCAAAAACAGGAGCAGATAGAATTGAATTGTATACAGAAGATTTTGCTACACAATTCGATTTAGGTAACAAAAATGCAGTAAAACCATATACTGAAGCTGCAATTTTAGCTCATGAATTAGGTTTAGGTATTAATGCAGGTCATGATTTAAGTTTAGAAAACATTAAATTCTTTAAAGAGAATATTCCTAATTTGGCTGAAGTTTCTATCGGACACGCACTTATTGCTGAAAGTTTGTATTTAGGTTTAGAGAATGTTGTGAATATGTATTTGCATCGTTTAAAATAG
- a CDS encoding OmpH family outer membrane protein encodes MKKIFLLVVLLFSVTFSWSQRNQIIAYIDMEYILENVPEYLEAQNTLDAKIAKWRKKLDDQGRHIEILKTDLANEKAILTKDLIEEKEEEINLKQVELRRLESLYFGPKGDMFSVRKQLVKPIQDQVYNAIQSISKRKKYDFVFDKSSDLVMLFSNKKYDISDLVLATIDRTRLVDSKKKKKSEKNNKKVIPKKELTSKQKEVVTKKEDAKAKKIAAAEAKKKLIAEKREALLKKREAARQLLRDKKEALRKKKEQEQKDKNNN; translated from the coding sequence ATGAAAAAAATATTTTTATTAGTCGTTCTTTTATTTAGTGTTACTTTTTCTTGGTCGCAAAGAAATCAAATAATTGCTTATATAGATATGGAGTATATTCTAGAAAATGTTCCAGAATATCTTGAAGCTCAAAACACTCTTGATGCAAAAATTGCAAAGTGGAGAAAAAAATTAGATGATCAAGGAAGACATATAGAAATTTTAAAAACAGATTTAGCAAACGAAAAAGCGATTCTAACAAAAGATTTAATTGAAGAAAAAGAAGAAGAGATTAATTTAAAACAAGTAGAATTAAGAAGACTTGAATCTTTATACTTTGGACCTAAGGGAGATATGTTTTCAGTGAGAAAACAATTGGTAAAGCCAATTCAGGATCAAGTTTACAATGCTATTCAAAGTATTTCTAAAAGAAAAAAATATGATTTCGTTTTTGATAAATCTAGTGACTTAGTCATGCTTTTTTCAAATAAAAAATACGATATTAGCGACCTTGTTTTAGCAACTATAGATCGTACACGATTAGTAGATAGTAAAAAGAAGAAAAAGAGCGAGAAGAATAATAAAAAAGTTATTCCTAAAAAAGAATTAACAAGTAAGCAAAAAGAAGTAGTTACTAAAAAAGAAGATGCTAAAGCAAAGAAAATTGCTGCTGCTGAAGCAAAAAAGAAACTAATAGCAGAAAAAAGAGAAGCATTATTAAAAAAACGTGAAGCAGCTAGACAACTTTTACGTGATAAAAAAGAAGCTTTAAGAAAGAAAAAAGAACAAGAACAAAAAGACAAGAATAATAATTAA
- a CDS encoding phosphatase PAP2 family protein has product MKKSLFSLMFLFAFFMTQSQTQTQTKTLHQNQKISIDFKKDRNLWQALTYDLGNMAGGMGYAYSRPLHWKSNQFANLGYVAAGTSALYLVDDHIDNWANNWRGNVPRWLADYGNEYGSPNNNFMLTGAVYVTGLLTKNPKLRRTGVLLISSASASGLLQQVSKRLIGRARPKANVGKSTFDPLHFDRVFNYDSFPSGHVMLGFTNAYILAKHFDNPWIKAGLYTVGSIPGFARIVDRFHWVSDVVFSTALSIFIVEAIDKYLDRKYDEKYNDKRKAKKIAWDLQFTPQSFGVVMNF; this is encoded by the coding sequence ATGAAAAAAAGTCTATTTTCTTTAATGTTTCTTTTTGCGTTTTTTATGACTCAAAGTCAGACTCAAACGCAAACGAAAACTCTTCATCAAAATCAGAAAATTTCTATCGATTTTAAAAAAGATAGAAATTTATGGCAAGCACTTACCTATGATTTAGGTAACATGGCAGGAGGAATGGGCTATGCTTATAGCAGACCTTTACATTGGAAAAGTAATCAATTTGCTAATTTAGGATATGTTGCTGCAGGAACTTCAGCTTTGTATTTGGTTGATGATCATATTGATAATTGGGCAAACAACTGGAGGGGAAATGTTCCTCGTTGGTTAGCAGATTATGGAAATGAATATGGAAGTCCTAACAATAATTTTATGCTAACAGGCGCTGTTTATGTAACGGGTTTGTTAACTAAAAATCCAAAATTAAGAAGAACAGGAGTTTTATTAATTTCTTCAGCTTCAGCTTCTGGTTTATTACAACAAGTATCTAAAAGACTTATTGGTCGTGCAAGACCAAAAGCAAATGTTGGTAAAAGTACATTTGATCCGTTGCATTTTGATAGAGTTTTTAATTACGATTCTTTTCCTTCAGGACACGTAATGTTAGGTTTTACAAATGCCTATATTCTTGCAAAACATTTCGATAATCCTTGGATAAAAGCAGGTTTATACACAGTAGGTTCTATACCTGGTTTTGCCAGAATTGTAGATCGTTTTCATTGGGTTTCTGATGTAGTTTTTTCTACAGCTTTAAGTATTTTTATTGTGGAAGCAATAGATAAATATTTAGATAGAAAATACGACGAGAAATATAATGACAAACGGAAAGCAAAAAAAATAGCTTGGGATTTACAATTTACTCCACAAAGTTTTGGAGTTGTAATGAATTTTTAG
- a CDS encoding CBS domain-containing protein has translation MNEYILEEIKPLRLKDLVKRAQKVFKNYPITHFPVIEDNKLLGSFAEEDIQTIENKEDELIGYAHLLNSFFADEKATVLELLKIFADNDTNIIPILNEHKDYIGYFDLRDVLDVFSTSPFMIEESETLIIEKIRNDYSMSQVVQIIESNGGELLGLYISEKKADIIQVTIKVISDEINEIMQTFRRYDYKIISMHENDIYLEDLKNRSEYLQKYLEM, from the coding sequence ATGAATGAATACATATTAGAAGAAATAAAACCACTTCGATTAAAAGATCTAGTAAAAAGAGCTCAAAAAGTGTTTAAAAACTATCCTATTACCCATTTTCCGGTAATTGAGGATAATAAACTACTTGGTTCTTTTGCTGAAGAAGATATTCAAACAATAGAAAACAAAGAAGATGAATTAATTGGTTATGCGCATTTATTAAATTCATTTTTTGCAGATGAAAAAGCAACTGTTTTAGAATTGTTAAAGATTTTTGCTGATAATGACACCAACATCATTCCTATTTTAAATGAGCATAAAGATTACATTGGTTATTTTGATTTACGCGATGTTTTAGATGTTTTTTCTACAAGTCCTTTTATGATTGAAGAAAGTGAAACTTTAATTATAGAAAAAATAAGAAATGATTATTCTATGAGTCAAGTTGTTCAAATTATAGAATCTAATGGAGGAGAGTTATTAGGCTTGTATATTTCAGAAAAAAAAGCAGATATTATTCAAGTTACGATAAAAGTGATTTCGGATGAAATAAACGAAATCATGCAAACTTTTAGAAGATATGATTATAAAATTATATCTATGCATGAGAATGATATTTATTTAGAAGATTTAAAAAATAGATCTGAATATTTACAGAAATATTTAGAAATGTAA
- a CDS encoding isoprenyl transferase has protein sequence MDKKLLIDLQRTPKHVAIIMDGNGRWAKGKGMNRIFGHRNALTAVRESVKAASQVNVEAVTLYAFSTENWNRPKLEVDALMSLLINSLKKELPDFMKNGVKVNSIGAIETLPKKAQKVLADVISQTKNNTKIVLTFALSYGSREEIVNTIKKISKKVVNKELNIEEIDENTINNHLYTFNLPDVDLMIRTSGEQRISNFLLWQMAYAELYFTNILWPDFREEHFYDAIIDYQNRERRFGKTSEQITE, from the coding sequence ATGGACAAAAAACTACTTATCGATTTACAAAGAACCCCTAAGCATGTTGCTATTATTATGGATGGTAATGGGCGTTGGGCAAAAGGTAAAGGGATGAATAGAATTTTTGGACACAGAAACGCATTAACAGCTGTAAGAGAATCTGTTAAAGCAGCATCACAAGTAAATGTTGAAGCAGTTACTTTATATGCTTTTTCTACAGAAAATTGGAATCGACCTAAACTAGAAGTAGATGCTTTAATGAGTTTACTTATTAATTCTTTGAAAAAAGAATTACCCGATTTTATGAAAAACGGTGTAAAAGTTAATTCTATTGGAGCTATTGAAACTTTACCAAAAAAGGCTCAAAAGGTTTTAGCTGATGTTATATCTCAAACAAAAAACAATACAAAAATTGTTTTAACTTTTGCTTTAAGTTATGGCTCTAGGGAAGAAATTGTTAACACTATTAAAAAGATATCTAAAAAAGTTGTTAATAAAGAGCTAAATATAGAAGAAATTGATGAAAATACTATAAATAACCATTTATATACGTTTAATTTGCCCGACGTTGATTTAATGATAAGAACTAGTGGAGAACAACGCATTAGTAATTTCTTATTATGGCAAATGGCATATGCCGAATTATATTTTACAAATATACTTTGGCCAGATTTTAGAGAAGAGCATTTTTATGATGCAATTATAGATTATCAGAATAGAGAACGAAGATTTGGAAAAACAAGCGAACAAATTACAGAATAA
- a CDS encoding type IX secretion system protein PorG has protein sequence MKKNILFFVFASFTSILLGQLHEVGISLGGSNYVGDIGANNYFSPNKPAGAVFYKYNWNPRIALRATYSYLPISGNDLDADTAFRKNRAINFSNTINEIAVGFEYNFYEYDLSSDDKNWTPYLLFELVGFNYTNVKSHSASGQLVKGNKTSYAIPFGIGYKSKLYGTLAFAIEAKFRYTFEDDLDFTNNETPNVNLEGIGNDWYMFTGFSLIYTFGRPACYTNGL, from the coding sequence ATGAAAAAAAATATACTATTTTTTGTATTTGCAAGTTTCACCTCAATCTTATTGGGGCAACTTCATGAAGTTGGGATCTCTTTGGGTGGCTCAAACTATGTAGGTGATATTGGAGCAAATAATTATTTTTCTCCAAACAAACCAGCAGGAGCTGTTTTTTACAAATACAATTGGAATCCTAGAATTGCATTAAGAGCAACTTATAGCTACTTACCAATATCTGGAAATGACTTAGATGCAGATACAGCTTTTAGAAAAAATAGAGCAATTAACTTTTCAAATACAATTAATGAAATTGCTGTAGGATTTGAGTATAATTTTTATGAGTATGATTTATCTTCAGATGATAAAAATTGGACTCCTTACTTACTTTTTGAATTAGTTGGTTTTAATTATACAAACGTAAAATCTCATTCTGCTTCAGGGCAATTAGTTAAAGGAAATAAAACTTCATATGCTATTCCTTTCGGAATTGGATATAAGTCTAAATTATATGGTACTTTAGCCTTCGCTATTGAAGCAAAATTTAGATATACTTTTGAAGACGATTTAGACTTTACAAATAACGAAACACCTAATGTAAATTTAGAAGGTATAGGAAATGATTGGTATATGTTTACCGGTTTTTCTTTAATTTACACTTTTGGTAGACCAGCTTGTTACACAAACGGATTATAA
- a CDS encoding alpha/beta fold hydrolase, translating into MSNKILHSTIKGEGKPLLILHGYFGMSDNWKSLGNQFSENYEVHLIDQRNHGRSFHEDEFNYEVLVEDLHNYIEYHQLEKVYLIGHSMGGKTAMLFAVTYPELVEKLIIVDISPRMYQPHHNAILAGLNSIDFSVQNTRTLVDKKLSELIPDLGVRQFLLKNVYWKEKGQLDYRFNLESLTENNPEVGDALPSFTVFENETLFLKGSKSDYITQNEESIIEAHFPNSKIVEINNAGHWLHAENPKQFYAEVSSFLN; encoded by the coding sequence ATGTCTAATAAAATTTTACATTCAACAATAAAAGGAGAGGGAAAACCTCTTTTAATATTACATGGATATTTTGGAATGTCTGATAATTGGAAATCTTTAGGGAATCAGTTTTCGGAAAATTATGAAGTTCATTTAATAGACCAACGAAATCACGGACGTAGTTTTCATGAAGATGAATTTAATTATGAAGTTTTAGTTGAAGATTTACACAATTATATTGAGTATCATCAATTAGAAAAAGTTTATTTAATTGGGCATTCTATGGGAGGGAAAACAGCAATGTTATTTGCTGTAACGTATCCTGAATTGGTAGAAAAACTAATTATTGTAGATATTTCTCCAAGAATGTATCAACCACATCATAATGCAATTTTAGCAGGTTTAAATTCTATCGATTTTTCTGTTCAGAATACTAGAACTTTGGTTGATAAAAAACTATCTGAGTTAATTCCAGATTTAGGTGTTCGTCAGTTTTTGTTGAAGAATGTTTATTGGAAAGAAAAAGGACAATTAGATTACAGATTTAACTTAGAATCGTTAACAGAAAACAACCCGGAAGTTGGAGATGCTTTACCTTCTTTTACAGTTTTTGAGAATGAAACATTGTTTTTAAAAGGTTCTAAATCTGATTATATTACTCAAAACGAAGAGTCAATTATAGAAGCGCATTTTCCGAATTCTAAAATTGTTGAAATAAATAATGCAGGTCATTGGTTGCATGCCGAAAATCCGAAGCAATTTTACGCTGAAGTTTCTAGTTTTTTAAACTAA
- the murI gene encoding glutamate racemase, with the protein MVKLNKFPIGIFDSGVGGTSIWKEINALLPLENTIYLSDSKNAPYGDKSKHAIINLAIKNTEFLLKQNCKIIVVACNTATTNAIKVLRENYDVPFIGIEPAIKPAALQTKTNTIGILATEGTLNSELFEKTSSSINQKIIRKEIIGKGLVELIEKGKLYSDEMTKLLSSYIKPLIKADVDCLVLGCTHYPYLIPQIRKLVGDRMQIIDSGEAVAKQTKAILKKHQLINNTKENSTHQFYINKDRKVLQMLISNTNNKVEIIEESF; encoded by the coding sequence ATGGTAAAACTCAATAAATTTCCTATAGGTATATTCGACTCTGGTGTTGGTGGAACCTCTATTTGGAAAGAAATTAACGCACTTTTACCATTAGAGAATACTATTTACTTATCAGATAGTAAAAATGCTCCTTATGGGGATAAGAGCAAACACGCAATCATAAATTTAGCTATTAAAAATACTGAATTTTTACTAAAACAAAATTGTAAAATTATTGTAGTTGCCTGTAATACTGCAACTACAAATGCTATTAAAGTTTTAAGAGAAAATTACGATGTTCCTTTTATAGGAATAGAACCTGCTATTAAACCTGCTGCATTGCAAACTAAAACCAATACAATTGGTATACTTGCCACTGAAGGTACATTAAATAGCGAATTATTTGAAAAAACTTCAAGTTCTATCAATCAAAAAATTATAAGAAAGGAAATTATTGGTAAAGGTTTAGTTGAACTTATTGAAAAAGGAAAATTATATTCTGATGAAATGACAAAACTGCTTTCGTCATATATTAAACCTTTAATAAAAGCAGATGTAGATTGTTTAGTTTTAGGTTGTACTCATTACCCATACTTAATTCCACAAATTAGAAAACTAGTTGGAGATAGAATGCAAATTATAGATTCGGGTGAAGCTGTTGCAAAACAAACTAAGGCAATTTTAAAGAAGCATCAATTGATCAACAATACAAAAGAAAATAGTACGCATCAATTTTATATCAACAAAGACAGAAAAGTATTACAAATGTTAATTTCAAATACTAATAACAAAGTAGAAATTATAGAAGAAAGTTTTTAA
- a CDS encoding OmpH family outer membrane protein, giving the protein MKNFKTLLLIAVFTLGVAGVSNAQKVGHIDFEKLVSEMPQTKTLKSNMEKLGKTYQDDIEGMGKKIEATQKKYMAESKTQTNQTNEARAKELQIEAGKLEQLRKTAYQDMQNRQNAGLQPIIEKAQKAIEDVAATKGILYVLDASVGKGLLVKKGEDIYNAVKTKLGF; this is encoded by the coding sequence ATGAAAAATTTTAAAACGTTACTATTAATTGCTGTATTTACTCTAGGAGTAGCTGGTGTTTCAAATGCACAAAAAGTAGGTCATATAGACTTCGAAAAATTAGTGTCAGAAATGCCACAAACAAAAACATTAAAATCTAATATGGAAAAGCTTGGTAAAACTTACCAAGATGATATAGAAGGTATGGGAAAGAAGATTGAAGCTACACAGAAAAAATATATGGCTGAATCTAAAACTCAAACAAATCAAACGAACGAGGCAAGAGCTAAAGAACTTCAAATTGAAGCAGGGAAATTAGAACAATTAAGAAAAACTGCTTACCAAGACATGCAAAACAGACAAAACGCTGGTTTACAGCCTATTATTGAGAAAGCTCAAAAAGCTATCGAAGATGTAGCAGCTACTAAAGGTATTTTATATGTATTAGATGCTTCTGTAGGTAAAGGTTTATTAGTGAAAAAAGGTGAAGACATTTACAATGCTGTAAAAACTAAATTAGGTTTTTAA